The DNA window GCTCTGTTAAATTTTTATAGTATATACAACCTGATGCAAAAATCTCAGTTCAATATGTTTTCTATACATAAAATGCTCATCATATTATGATCCTTAGATGACAACAGTTGTCAGTTGAATTCTCTGTTGCTATGAACATAGCCAGCAGTCCTTTAAAACAGTTGTGAGTTTATGATCTCATGACATTGAGCAAACTAGCATAGTACAGTCCAAAGAGACCTGCACCAAAAAGCCTCTAGATTTTCATATTATTTCAAATAAGTCTTCTGTGATTATGTACAGAAGTTGAAGTGATTCTTGTTGCCTTATTAGTTTGCTTAGATATAGAACTTTAAATACTTTAATAATTACGCCGTACAGATTTGACACTGCATATTGGTTAATTTCTGCATGTCTTACGTAGTGTTTCAACATCAAGACATAAGTAGAatagaaaaatcctttcttaaAAGTGTTAATTcattgctttattaaaaaatgacagatttatATGAAGTACTAAACAGCttgaagaaaaggatttttccaTTTGCTAGCAACTTGGGACAGTGGTTTTACAGTTAAGGCTGCTTTTCCTGTATGGAATTCTGCAGAATTTAACAAATGCGTGTCCACTACTTCTAGAGAAATTGAAACTTATGAATGTAGATAAGGATTTTTCAACAAAGAATATAAACTAAATAACGCTGATGAACACACGAAATCAGTATAAAAACATGTCCAGTTTAGTTACAGAGCACGATACAGTTATGGGACCTTTTGAAAAAGTCTTTAGGGATTTAGGTGTAATAGGAAAATGCCATTTTGCAAggctcctgcctttttttttttttttttgcaagcctTCCACTTATAATTAGTCCCTCAAATCTCTTGGGAGAAGTCCTTAgccaatttatttttgtttggtttaaagGGATGTCTTTAACAGTATCAAGaactaataaaaaatttaaaaagtagaattaCAAATAAGATAGCTGTGAAAGATTTCTCTTCAAGGCTGAACAGCTCTACACAATGAGTCCAACTGTTGTGTGAAGAATCCCTTATTACTAACACATTGTTTTCAAGAATATACACACCCCTCAATGTAAATAAGCACCCCCAGGTTTTCTAACAAACATTTCAATTGGGTCATTATCTGCCCAATGATCTTGAATGTCCCATTCTTTGACCACAGATAATTATAGCATTGATTTGCAATTACATTTTTAGTAGAAAGCACAGACGAAGtcttgaaatagaaaaaagttcttaaaaaaaaaaatcaaaaactaTGGTACAGAGACTGTTGCAGTTACTGTGTCTCAATCTGAAAAACGTGATGCATACCAGCAGGTTATTAATATAGCTTTGCTTTAAAAGGAATGGGGTTTCCAGTCTGTTCCCTTCTAACCCAGGTAAATGTAGTCCAAGATTGCCAAAGCCCACAGTGATGAGTGTGCCCTGACGACCTTTGAAATCTTCACACCGTTTTGACAACAAGATCTGCTAGTTGTCTCCTTCAACCCTTCTCTTGCGAACTGtaacaagagggaaaaaaaagaagttttactATTTTATCATTGTAACTACTTTTTGTATCTCTACAACAACAGTTACTTTGCCGCATAAAGTTTCATATAGTACAACTTAAGGAAATTAACACTTAGTATTATCCATCATTTTAAGCTTAGGCTTTAGCAGTGCTTATTGCGTTATTCATGAACGGCTTCAAATATTGGTGGGGAGAGACTTGTGGGAAACATTAATCATTGCATGTTCGGTAAGCAGATTTAGCCAGTACTCTTTTTTTATATCAAAGTTTTCTAGTAGTGGAGAATTAAGTTTACGTGGCTTCAAAAGAAACAGTACAAGAGTTTCACAGTATATCTAATACAATTTATACATGTTGCAAAAAGAAGATGTTACATTCAATAGCCTAAAACATTCCATgtattaatagaaaaatattaaattgtcAGAAAATGCAAGAGCAACAAAAATTTATGAATACGATCACTAAAAGCTCACATGCTGTTTAGACTTAAGAAATGCAAGACTGACTGAATGACTGGAGTTTTGCTCAAtatttatagtatttttaattgatattttctttttcccctatCAAATTGTGCTCTCCTTTTCTGTGCAGACATAACAAATGAGGCTAAGTATCTTAGAAATTATATAGGGCATCtccattttgtttaaaaaagtggAGCAAGCACATCTATATAAGGAGAAAGTGATTCCGTTCTCAAATCCCCTCACTGGAAATTATGTAGTTTTACAGATATTTGCAATTTGAGTTGATCATTTTTATGTTCAGATCAAAATAACAGAGGGaaagctgttttgtttcccctccctcttcctctctcaaGAAATGCTTTAGACACAGTCTAAAGAAACAATCAGAATAAAATCACACTaaattttttctccttacaaAGCCAATGTATTGCTCACTTTGAGAGTAACCCATAGACTTATCTCCATTTGAATTCAAACCGGTTTAATCAGTGACAGAAGCTATGCATACCTGCTTTCATCAAATCACAAGAACAGATGGAAATTTCCAACCTTAGACTTCTCCAATCATGCAGTTAAAAGCAACATGTACAGTTTCagacaaagaaaagggaagCAGTACAACACAGTGTAaacaagggagaaagaagatgtagacttttttttagaagaaacatacaaagacagaaatgagaGACTTTGAACATCTCAGTTTTCAGTGCTCAATACCCAGCTGGGTATTCAGAGTAACCTGTCTCTGTAGCTTCAGGGCTGGAGAGATGAAAAGGTATTTGCAGAAACTTTTACTTGCATACTCCAGACtaagaaagcaaagggaaaaaggcaAGATATCAATAGAAACACAGATTTCCAACAGTCAAACACTAAAATGAGAACTAGTGAAAAGAGAAACCTTAAAAGAAAGTAGAGAGACACCTGAAGTGTTATGACTAAGAAATAACTGGTTTATAATCTATTTTGAGAAACAGTTATGCAGTGTCTGAgtgcctttcttctctctctatGCTCTATTCTGTTactcctcctccatctctgtCAGAGCTGTTCTCCTCCACTTTAAACTTTACTCAGAGGAGAAGCAGATCTTTAAATCAAATTCCAACTTCCTATGTCATTCCCTCTAATGTATGCCTgaactactactactactaaaCTGCCTGGCCCATTTTTATGCTGATGTGTAATCCTTAGCACAAAGCATCTAAAGACaaaaagtttaattaaatagagtttaaaaatgtaattctatTTAAATAGATGACCACATTATCTTGTTGTAGTTGAGAGCTTCAATTATTTGGCATTATTATACAAACAATTTCCATTCAACTGCTATATTATTAACCAATTTTCTGCTGGTCCATTTAGTTAGGATCCTAACAGATGAGCTCCAACAACACTTACCGCGGCAAATAAAGATGCCGCTGCTACCAGATACCTTTAAGAGATGCAGGGAAGGTACCTGTGCATGAACAGAACCATAAGGGAAGAGATGACCCAGTCCCAGCCTCTGCACATGACAGTACATTCAGTTTCCTTGCTCAAGCAATCCAAACAACACTGGGTGTACTGGCATTGAAGAGGGCATCCTGCACTATTAATTTCAAgtacttttaaagaaatgatgAATCTTATCTAACTAAAACTGAACAATCAAAACTATTATTTTCCCTCCCTTTGCCACAAGTAATGTGGAATTTGAATATTCTTATTCTAGACTATGCTAAAAATCCTCAACTCATACACCTGAACACCctgcaacaaaataaaaggagaacaTCAAACAGCCACAGAAGAGTAGGAGTAAAGCACAGGAGAAATCTGAAACTGATCTACTCATATTTTGCTATCCTGGTTATgtcaagagaaaagcagaaaaaccaGACACCTTTAAAACCTGTACcacacacacattcattttATAGTCACTCTCTACTGACAGGTCTTACccaaatcattattttttgtgatagctgcagctgccctggctcgAGGTCCCTGATGTGTGAAATGGTATCCAAATTTGAGGATCTTAGTGTTTTCTTCAAGCATCTTGGCAATTTCTACTTCTGCAACTGTGCCCAGTTGCTGcctctgtaaaaataaaaggtacaCAAAGACAACAGAGCTTATGTGTATTCACCCTAAAAGAGATCAGAATACTTTCATCATATTAATTCATAAACACTTAGCTTCATTTTGATTAATCTAAAAGGCAGAAGGTCATAAAATATGTTTGTGCACTTTAAAGCACAAGCAAGCACAGAATGGATCAACTTCAACTGGATGCTTCTGAGAATCTTAAGGACAATCATTCATGGAGTTaagatatttaaaagtaaaatattttggcaagTTTATCACAAGCTGCCTTCTAAAAATCTTCAGTCAACTAGGATAGACTGATTTTAATTACGATATTACCATGACCTCACTTACCTGATTATCAATTTTGATCTCTGTCAACGTCTCATTGTCTTTCAGTGCATCGACCAGTGCCAAAATTCCAACTCCAGTGATGAAGTTTGATTCTATGTTTAAACGTTTTAATGTTGTGTTTACTCTCAGCATATCTGCAAGAGCCTTTGAATGCAAGAAAGCATCATTCAACTTCTGACTTTTGCTGCAGTACATCATAGGACACAGGGATAACCATTTCCACTAACTAGTTCAATAGGAGCAACACGTTCACAGACGTACGGTGTAACTTTGCAAGTTTTCACTTATTATTTGAGACTGAAGTGAGTCTTCAACCAGGCATTATCTACATTCCCTTTTTAAATAGTATTAAGTCAAGAAAAGGCCTGTCTTTCTCTTGTTACAAACTAAAAAGCTACACAGAATATAAATTGTCTGAAATTAGCATATTGGACCAATTCCATTTTGTAAGCCTTCAGAGCATACAATGAGTAATGCAAGCTGCTAAGCAAAGGCCAAAGAAAGGGCGTTAGTCAACTAAAAGGAGAATTAGATATGGTTAATTTGTAAACAGGAGATCTGACTTTCAAAATGCTTGTGTGTACAGATTTGTTAGGAAGAGCTAAAATTCAGAGCTCTAAGCACAGTACCAGCATGTAGCTAAAAGCACTCTTATGGAAATGGCATATACCTGAtcttatttctgagaaaaaaagaaaacaagaataagTAACTGCTGAGGTTTACTGTCATAAAAATCACAACCTTTAAATTCTTTTGTATCAAGtcacaatgcaaaaaaaaaaaccaaaaccaccccaCACCCAAGAAAATAAGCCTTCATAGATTTTTATTACAGGTGTTTCGATTctactgaaaaagaattttttaattacagaatcacagaatcagtcaggttggaagagacgtctgggatcatcgagtccaaccgttgccctgacaccatcatgtcaactagaccatggcactaagtgccatgtccaggcttttcttaaacacatccagagatggtgactccaccacctccctgggcagccccttccaatggctaatgaccctttctgagaagaaattcttcctgatgtccaacctgaacctcccctggcgaagcttgaggctgtgtcctcttgtcctagcgctagttgcctgtgagaagaggccgactcccacttcactacaacctcccttcaggtagttgtagtctgcaataaggtcacctctgagcctcctcttctccaggctaaacaaccccagctccctcagccattcctcataggtcataccctccagagccttcaccagcttggtcgccttcctctggactcgctccaacacctcaacatctttcttgaagtgcggggcccagaactggacacagtactcaaggtgcggcctcaccagtgccgagtagagagggacgatcacttccctagaccggctggctacactattcctaatagaggccaggatgccattggccttcttggccacctaggcacactgctggctcatgtttagccggctgtagatcagcacccccaggtctctttctgccgggctgctttctaaccactcttcccccagcctgtagcgctgcagggggttgtcGTGGCCGAACTGACCCAAAACAAAGCTTTCAAATGttcatttgttcatttaatGGAGTTTTTCAAACTATTTTGCTTtctaatttgaaattaaaacaaatgcaaaggATTGTCCCGGCAAAACAGTTAGTGCTGTTTTCTTACttctttatttgcaaataaataaggTACTGCTTTTGATTCATcataggaaaaaagaagcagatgaTAAATACTTTTGTTTCAATTGTGTCAAACTAGATACCTTGACTAGTATTATGCTTTATATGCCAATGCTTTAAGCCAATCTTTGGAGGCAGGGAGATCAGAGAAACAGGTATTTTACAACTTTCTTCAACTAAAACTCTAGTTAGTTGAAAACGATCATGAGCTTTTTCAGTCCTCAAATGTGCttcttttaaagttaatttttaatatactatTGGCTTGTGGAATGAACATCAGGAACTGAACcaataggaaagaaagaaaaacaggaaggcagttagcaaaatgaaaaatcagggAGAAAGGATTGGAAAAAAGAATTCTCACTCATCTCATACATCTGATGCGTTGCTGCATATTAGTCAACTAGTAATCATTTACGAACTTTGATACAACAAAGGtttgttaaagaaaacatactttACAGTATAACAGAATCTAATCATTTTCATCCCTGAATATTTAAACAGGATTAAATTCAATCTCTTACCATCGTCTTCCTATTCTAACTTCCCTTGCACCCCACTTAAGCACGTTAGCAAGAGTACTTACAACAGCAACAGGGTCATTGCTTCGGGTGGCTGCAAGGCTAAAATTCTTCACATGCGTGTTGGTTTCTAAGGCTTTTGCAAATTCTTTCAGCGTTGGAATTGGTATGttcttgaattaaaaatagcatttcacTCTCTTGAGATACACAAGTTTATCCCCTCCCCCTCAACTTCTTCCATTATCTTATTCTCTTTACAGCAAAATGTACTATAATATTAACTATCGCTGGCCTCCAGCAGTCTCACAGTAAAGGCCTATATGTGTAGCAAAGCTATATGTAAGATGCAATGGCTATTAGTCACCAATTCTATAAAGCAAAGTCATCTTTACTACATTGATGCCATTGCCACAAtagaagcattaaaaaatatttagctgaCTTGGAACTGTTACTGAATAAAATTTACACGAGCTGAACATTCTGCTAACTGTCAACATCAAATTAGCCTCTCGCAAATATAAAGATTTAGAGCTTTAGACTCGTGAAGTCATTAGCATTTCATTCTCTGTGTTCTATAAAGAATAATTCCAAAATTTGCCAATTTATAGTTTGATAATTTTTACAGTGTAGTAGCAACCAAGcttaaaaggaataattttagGTAATTGATTAGGGTAGCAAATTTCTGAGTTTATTTTATCAGAAATTTTGTTCTGTTGCCTTTTTAGGCATTTATTTTGGCTAGCATTTCTCTATTGTACAATATTCTTAAACCacgtattttattttcttcctttagtaAGGGCAACAAATAGCCTAGGCTGCTAGCGAGGCTGCAGCTAGCAGCCTGTCACTGCTATCCGCACTGTAAGGCAGGAGTGCtatagttctgttttctttcatgcaaaTATAGAAGTTTTAGTCATGGTTAGAAACACAACTGTTACACTTGTAAGCAGAAGCTGCCCTAATTgccagcagcttttttttttgtacaagaATCAGAAGGATGTCAGGTACAAATATCACTTTGCAACAGCAGTAACTGAGAGCACATTGCTTCATCAAGGACAAAGGATTCAAAGTAGTAGTTAACTCCACACTGGAGATCTGCTGGAACTGTTGCCAACTTGGCAGCAACAGAAATCCGGGCTGGCAGTAAGAAAATCTAAGACTTTTTAAATACACACTTGGCAAAAGAAACCAAGATGGCTTATCATTTTAGCTCCAGGTTCCTGAGAATACACACACCGCAACATTTAGCGGAAAGGCTGCTGTACTTAAAATACGCCTATTGTGCTCTCTTACAGAGTTTTGCAGCTTAAAGTGTCTTCTACTGAGAAAAAGCAGCCTATTTACTGCAGACTTCAGGCAATTACCTTAATGTTATTTAGATTAACTTCAACAAGACGAGAATCATTATCTTTAATTCTTTGCAGCGTCTCTTCCACATTTGTGGGATTTGGCGGTTCATCAAAAACAGGCAacattttttcaccttttaCTATATctgaaaagacatttaattGTAATCAAACAGGTCACATACATTCACTGTGAATACGTGATATAcatatttactgtatttaaagATCATTTCATCAGTCTTTACATCTCGCCCCCAACCAAAAAGCATACCATCCTCTCCTGACCATTTTTTCATAGTTTAATTCTTTTCCAAAGGTCCTCAcagcctttctgcttttcttgcacACCAGCTTTTTTCAGAAAGCACATACGAGTTGAATTACAAACACAAACATGAAACCTAAAAACCaacacacacaaatgcatgTTTATGCCTGCTTTTATCCCCAAAATGTGACTTAActgtaaaatagatttttaatgtacatatattttaattccaCTCCTGACAGAACTCAATTAGCAATGTTATAGACATGCACTTTTCCAACTCAAGACTGAATAGTCTATAAAGAATGCTAGCGCAACAGAAAATAGTTAATGCTAtagtaactgtgtgcagtacAAAGAACCCATTTATATACCACTTGTGTACACACTTACTTGAGAAGCTGTCTTTGTCAATCCCATTACTGCTTCCTACTACACCACAGAACTGATTGTTTGTTATCAAGTTGGACATTCCCAGTATagctgtaaaaggaaaaaagaaaaagcaaaaaaaaaatttactgttCCTGACTAATTCAGCTCAGATGCAGTTCCTTTAAATAATAACAACTGATGTTTGTAAAACATCCAGTTATCAGTACAAGAAGCCATTCAATctcttaataatttaaaataggaaaaaaaatgtaattaattataGACTTTTTAGTTGGCTTTCACATCTTAGAAAGATTTGACCTTGCCAGGTTCAAGCATCAAAGTTAAAGTGCAGTTCAGTCACAAAATTCTTGACTGAAGCTTTAGGAATACAGGCACATAGCAACACGTTCTTACATGCAAGAAGAAGTCGTAGTGTACGCAACAAAACCCAGCAGTCTGAGGAATGAACTTAAAGGTTTTGAAGTTTGAAAATCAGGTATCTTTTGCAGGCCAGAATAATCTACCTTCCTATAAATTATCACAAATCAACAAAGTTGATACGCTATAAGCAAACTGGCCTATAACGTGATCTAGTTTCTATCACAGCTACAACTTCCTGTAGTCACATTTCAAATAACAAATACACTACCACATTAATTATAGATCTTTCTTGTCTAAATACGCACCAACCCGttaatacttcaaaaaaaactAACCTGCAAGGTCACCTAATTCTGTGTCTGTGGCACTGGTCAAGGCTTCCTCCAGTTCTGGAtcaagagagaatttttcttctgtataagACTGTACAGGCTTTTGCTTCGGGATAAATATTTTCCCTggagtaaaaaaaatgaaaagtctgATGTTACTTTGTATTATGTAGCTACTTATCTTTATACTTTTCTGTACTTAAGGAATACATATTATGTTTAGCAAATCCTGAGAAAAGCACCAAAGACAACATAAAGGAATGaggtttcttctgtttgttcttgAAAGTCAGAGATGAGGAAAGACCATAAGCAGGAATATAACATTACTTATTCCAAATTTTCAGGAGTCTGTACCATGACTTCGATCTTATTTGTTTCTCTTAAGAATTAGAAAGTAAAATCTAAGCCTCcattatacattttaaagagcCTAGAAAAAGTGCCTGTAAGGGAAATCTAGTATCACTAAATTGAGAGAACGATGACTAGTATCCTCTCAAGGGAGAAAGGGACCCAGGCAGAACTGTAATGTGAATGTGTCAGAGAAATTGAATATCAAAGAATCATCTGAAATCATGGACCTGAGTATTTACTGCAGTTTTACAGCATACATGATATTTCTGATTTCAGATGCTAACTcaattttgaagtaaaaaaggAGATGCCTGAGCTGCTTGAGAAAACCATGGTTTGTGAACAGCACAAAACGAGCGATTTCTCTACCAATGACACTATTTTCTAAAATGATACTCAGAAAGGTCACAGAAGATTCAATGGGAAAAGGAGCAGTAGTAGTATCACATTCTGCACCAACTTTTTAGTCATTACAGACAGGTAATGGGAAAAGTTATTTCAGGAGACATGCATTATAAATAGAGGTCTGTGTAGTTAACATAGTTCCTGTATATATCTTCAGCTGAGAAGTTAAGGTAAGAAATCAGAATGTGAGAAAGCTATTCAAACAGTTATTCTGAAAACAGTTCAGATGTGAATGATTTAGAATtggcttttcagaagaaagtagTCTGCCACTGGGTAAGAACCCAGGAGAGGTAAGGGGTGCTTAGGTTCAGGACAAATTAACATGGTAAATAAAAGCTCCTGTAATGTATGAGAGAACAAAACTGATGCATTTGATAGAAGTAATTCACAACTAGAAAACTGCATATGTAATCTTAACAGTTATTCAAAGTTTTTCAAACTTTCCAAATTGCCTGAGCTATCAGCAGAGCAAGCTGTGGGAAAGGGGTTCCAGCTTCCTTTAGTTATTTCCCGGGGTAGGAAGCGGTGTTGATAATCTTCCTATGACATCTCAGTGCTAATTCAGTAACCCACCCTCTTCCATATTCATAGCTAAAATCCATTTCCACACACAAAACATCCTAGCTCATCCCAATTACATGATGAAAACCCACCATGCACCAGAATCAGACCAGCTGGGCAGAAGCCAGAAGcctaagatttttttcctcgtACTGCATACAAGTGTATCTTGTTACATATTTGGACTAAGACTAAgtttagcatttttaaatacctcccaGTAACAAGAAGCTTTATAGGgatgtttcagttttatttctgggAAATTCCAACAAAGCGAGATTTTGGTTTCACCGCTTATGGGAAGTAACGTCTGAAGTCAGCTCCTGTGTCCCACAGCAGACATAGGCACAACAAAACCCATccacctttttctctctccaaattGCCATCCTAAATTACAACAGTTTGTAGttcatcttctttttaaaggaacttAATGTGTTACCACTAGCACAGATTACAATGAAGAGTATCAGGTTTTTCTCTGACAACACAGTCTGATGACCAAGATCTGTTGCTAGCAACACGGTATTTTTGTTCCTGGGTTGCTATCTCTTTACAAAGTTGTATAAATGGTCATTATCCATATttagaagcaaaaaataaatctccttACATAACTGTACTGACTAGAAACAGTAGCTGAAAGCAGCTGACATGCATTACCACCCATACCTCAGGTTTCATGGGCAGTGCAAAAGAAACTATGTTTGTAGTGATTTaggagcaaaagaaaacctTCATAAATTGAAGGTTTAGGTAGTAAATGTTTAAGATTATTTTGATGTAATTGATACAGTACATTTCTACCTCCGTTTTAGTTCACCAGCATCCCTTGCTTGGGAGAGAATAACTTTCAACTTAAATTGTAATTTTCAGAAGAGATACGAGAATGTTTGATGAGGTTTTCAGTAACCCATGAAACACTCTGAACAGCACACACATGATCTAAAGCCTCTCGTTAGCTATGTTTGCATTTTCCCTCAGTAGTACAGCCTAGTAAAAAAGTGAGGATTTCAGAGtagaagggaggagaagagaaggaaagcgCATTTTGAGCACCTGAGCCTTCATTGATGTCATCCTGTTTGCAGCATCAGTGCAGCAGGCAGCGAGCGGGACAAGGAAACTGATCTCAATTAAAAGCAACtttgcaaaaatgtatttcaacCTAGATCAGCCTCCTGTCTAGTTCATCACACAgtactcacaaaaaaaaaagagctacttTTCCTGATGTTACTTTTAAGtcattattaaattattagGTTAGGAACTTCTGGTTTTAAACATTTGCTTCCTAAGAGCAAGAGTAAATTTATCCATATATGCCTGACTCTTAAGATAACCTAAAGAGAGAGACAAGTATATGcagtttttattaaagcaaaaatgttaaaaGCTGCTCCCCTCCAGAAATGTTCATTGCAGCCAGCTCCAGTCACATGAACTGGGTCAGGAGCAGGTTTTGTTATAAAACAGGTCACACCCTTGTGTATATAATCTCTCTTTCATTGGCTTCATCTCATCCTAGCCCAGAGTTCAGAGGTTTACAATGCATGTACGAAAGCAGGTCCTTCCCTACTCCCCACTTCTAGTAATGAACTTACTTCACAAAGGATAAGACCCCTGTCTCTCTGGGGACAATGATCTAACTCCAGGCCTGCTGCCTAGACAGCTTGGCAATTCCCTTCCCCCCTTACGAATgtaagcttttttaaaaaaaagactacacATCTGTGCAGCCCATGAGATGAATAGCTTTCTTGGCCCTCAAGTGGAACGTTTCCAAATAGCAGGGATTTGATCACATGAAGGAACATGACATCCTCCTTTTCAGCCAACAAGGATACTGCAAAGATTAAGCAATACAACATGAAGAGGCAAATTTCAGAGATGTTCACAtcatttctgtaataattatATATTCAGGTCTTCCATGCCTTTAGCTAACATGTTAAATGATGCACATACCAGGATTAATTCACAGACTTTTTTTGCTACAGAATGAACATTCAGTTTCAAGTTCCACACAATTGTATTGCTCAAAAGGCAGAAACGCTGGACGATGTCTGTTGAAGTGCCCGAGACACTTCATACACAGACTCACAGTATCTAAGGTGGGACTGAAAATCTTGCAGAAATCAGGTCTGTTCAGTGTGGCCATGCACTGCATACTGCTGGTACTATTTCCACATACCTCCAGTCCTACCCCTATGCTAGTAGGCAGCAAGTGGTCACAACTTGCAGATGAGAAGAAAGTCTAAAATCCACTTTGCAGTACTCTGTTTGCAGAAAAGGAATCAAGTGTCAGCTGAGCACAACTGAATACAAGTTCGTCTCATCAGTGACTTCATGAAGAAGCACGAGCAACATCCTCTATACTCCTTACATCTTACGTTCCTTAAAGTTTCATCAATGCAAAAATTTATATAATCCACAATTAATCAATCACCTGTTCTTACCATGTGACAGACTCAGGTTCATCAATTCACTTGTAAGCACAATTTAACACTAGTTTTTTAAATTCAACTTACAAGTGACTTCCTCAGTGTCTTACTGTAGAAACAGTTACTGTTATTCATTACCTGATTACAGAGCACGTAGCAGTGAGTTAGAAAACTGTTTTACATTAAGGCTAGAGTACTACATGTTATTTTGTTCTAGTGGTCTTGCATGGAGAATGTCAATTTGACAAGTTGTTTCTCCAAAGCTCCTACAAGATATTAGCTTCATTTTACAACTTGTAACACACTTCCTTTAAAGACTAGAGATTGAAAGGCAAACACAGAGAACACAACATCCCAAATCCTGCTGCAACAGAAGCAAATGGT is part of the Nyctibius grandis isolate bNycGra1 chromosome 11, bNycGra1.pri, whole genome shotgun sequence genome and encodes:
- the LOC137668603 gene encoding tropomodulin-3-like isoform X4, giving the protein MTLPFRKDLDKYKDLDEDEILGKLSEEELKQLENVLDDLDPENALLPAGFRQKDQTAKKASGPFDRERLLAYLEKQALEHKDREDYVPFTREKKGKIFIPKQKPVQSYTEEKFSLDPELEEALTSATDTELGDLAAILGMSNLITNNQFCGVVGSSNGIDKDSFSNIVKGEKMLPVFDEPPNPTNVEETLQRIKDNDSRLVEVNLNNIKALADMLRVNTTLKRLNIESNFITGVGILALVDALKDNETLTEIKIDNQRQQLGTVAEVEIAKMLEENTKILKFGYHFTHQGPRARAAAAITKNNDLVRKRRVEGDN
- the LOC137668603 gene encoding tropomodulin-3-like isoform X2 yields the protein MTLPFRKDLDKYKDLDEDEILGKLSEEELKQLENVLDDLDPENALLPAGFRQKDQTAKKASGPFDRERLLAYLEKQALEHKDREDYVPFTREKKGKIFIPKQKPVQSYTEEKFSLDPELEEALTSATDTELGDLAAILGMSNLITNNQFCGVVGSSNGIDKDSFSNIVKGEKMLPVFDEPPNPTNVEETLQRIKDNDSRLVEVNLNNIKNIPIPTLKEFAKALETNTHVKNFSLAATRSNDPVAVALADMLRVNTTLKRLNIESNFITGVGILALVDALKDNETLTEIKIDNQRQQLGTVAEVEIAKMLEENTKILKFGYHFTHQGPRARAAAAITKNNDLVRKRRVEGDN
- the LOC137668603 gene encoding tropomodulin-3-like isoform X3; this translates as MTLPFRKDLDKYKDLDEDEILGKLSEEELKQLENVLDDLDPENALLPAGFRQKDQTAKKASGPFDRERLLAYLEKQALEHKDREDYVPFTREKKGKIFIPKQKPVQSYTEEKFSLDPELEEALTSATDTELGDLAAILGMSNLITNNQFCGVVGSSNGIDKDSFSNIVKGEKMLPVFDEPPNPTNVEETLQRIKDNDSRLVEVNLNNIKALADMLRVNTTLKRLNIESNFITGVGILALVDALKDNETLTEIKIDNQRQQLGTVAEVEIAKMLEENTKILKFGYHFTHQGPRARAAAAITKNNDLVWSMQVKVSANTFSSLQP
- the LOC137668603 gene encoding tropomodulin-3-like isoform X1, with the protein product MTLPFRKDLDKYKDLDEDEILGKLSEEELKQLENVLDDLDPENALLPAGFRQKDQTAKKASGPFDRERLLAYLEKQALEHKDREDYVPFTREKKGKIFIPKQKPVQSYTEEKFSLDPELEEALTSATDTELGDLAAILGMSNLITNNQFCGVVGSSNGIDKDSFSNIVKGEKMLPVFDEPPNPTNVEETLQRIKDNDSRLVEVNLNNIKNIPIPTLKEFAKALETNTHVKNFSLAATRSNDPVAVALADMLRVNTTLKRLNIESNFITGVGILALVDALKDNETLTEIKIDNQRQQLGTVAEVEIAKMLEENTKILKFGYHFTHQGPRARAAAAITKNNDLVWSMQVKVSANTFSSLQP